The Candidatus Hydrogenedentota bacterium genome has a segment encoding these proteins:
- a CDS encoding nucleotidyltransferase domain-containing protein codes for MKSPIEVMDEAVARIVEEAHPRLVVVFGSAVRGDIHDESDLDLLVVMPDGTDRLETVYRLNQRLWDLGCPKDIIVVLESDVAALRDNPSMVVHTAIHEEKVMYRAA; via the coding sequence ATGAAAAGCCCAATTGAAGTAATGGATGAAGCCGTGGCGCGAATCGTCGAAGAGGCGCATCCGCGGTTGGTCGTCGTGTTCGGTTCTGCCGTGCGCGGCGATATCCACGACGAGAGCGACTTGGATCTATTGGTGGTGATGCCGGATGGGACGGATCGCCTTGAGACGGTGTACAGGTTGAATCAGCGTCTTTGGGATTTGGGATGCCCTAAAGATATTATCGTCGTACTGGAGAGCGATGTCGCTGCACTTCGCGACAACCCCTCGATGGTAGTTCATACAGCAATCCATGAAGAAAAGGTTATGTACCGTGCCGCGTGA
- the iolD gene encoding 3D-(3,5/4)-trihydroxycyclohexane-1,2-dione acylhydrolase (decyclizing): MATQRLTMAQALIKFLKNQYIERDGVEQRFFAGCFGIFGHGIIGGIGQALQQNPDFRYRQTRNEQAMVHTAIAYAKVKNRLGAFVCTSSIGPGATNMVTGAATATINRLPVLLLPGDIFARRNVAPVLQQLESEHGQDLSVNDCFKPVSRYWDRINRPDQLICALPEAMRVLTSPADTGAVVLALPQDVQAEAYDYPEELFEKRVWHVPRNRPDREAVERAAQWIRASKRPMIVAGGGVLYSEATEVLCHFVGQTGIPVGETMAGKNSLRYDYPLNLGAVGVTGTLAANRIARDADLVIGIGTRYSDFTTCSKTAFQNPEVRFININVAEFDAFKHSAVPLLGDARETIGELLSRLEGYEVAADYRAYATALHDEWETEVDRIYGIRNRPLMSQGEVIGAVNTHGTKDGIMVCAAGSLPGDLHKLWRSHHARHFHMEYGYSCMGYEIAGGLGAKLADPDRNVYVMVGDGSYLMLSNEIITSIQESQKLIIVLLDSIGYNSIGGLSRSLGQKGFGTRYAYPKNGVLPDDEAGGDVTPLPVDLAANARSLGAIVFEVKTHEELVEALRKAETTGRTTVIAMQVDRYVGVPGYDSWWDVHVAEVSEMDSVRDARKQWEVMRAKERYFL, from the coding sequence ATGGCCACTCAGCGGTTGACGATGGCACAGGCGCTCATCAAGTTCCTGAAGAACCAGTACATCGAGCGCGACGGCGTCGAGCAGCGGTTCTTCGCGGGATGTTTCGGCATCTTCGGACACGGGATCATTGGCGGGATCGGGCAGGCGCTTCAACAAAATCCGGATTTCCGATACCGCCAGACACGCAACGAACAAGCCATGGTTCACACGGCCATCGCGTACGCGAAAGTGAAGAACCGGCTTGGGGCGTTCGTCTGTACGTCTTCCATCGGTCCCGGCGCGACAAATATGGTGACGGGCGCGGCAACGGCCACCATCAACCGGTTGCCGGTGCTGTTGTTGCCGGGAGACATCTTCGCGCGGCGCAACGTGGCGCCGGTGTTGCAGCAACTCGAATCGGAACACGGCCAGGACCTTTCGGTCAACGACTGCTTCAAGCCGGTCAGCCGATACTGGGACCGCATCAACCGCCCGGATCAACTCATTTGCGCGCTGCCGGAAGCCATGCGCGTCCTAACGAGTCCGGCGGACACGGGCGCGGTCGTGCTCGCGCTGCCGCAGGACGTTCAGGCGGAGGCATACGATTATCCGGAGGAGCTCTTCGAGAAACGTGTATGGCATGTGCCACGCAACCGGCCGGATCGCGAGGCCGTCGAACGGGCCGCGCAATGGATACGCGCGAGCAAGCGCCCGATGATCGTGGCGGGCGGCGGTGTATTGTACAGCGAGGCGACGGAAGTCCTGTGCCATTTTGTGGGGCAAACAGGCATTCCCGTGGGCGAGACGATGGCCGGCAAAAACAGCCTGCGTTACGATTATCCGCTCAATTTGGGCGCTGTCGGCGTCACGGGCACGCTGGCGGCAAATCGTATCGCGCGCGACGCGGATCTCGTCATTGGGATCGGCACGCGCTACAGCGATTTCACCACGTGCAGCAAGACGGCCTTCCAGAATCCGGAGGTGCGGTTTATCAATATCAATGTTGCGGAATTTGATGCGTTCAAGCATAGCGCCGTTCCGCTGCTGGGCGACGCGCGCGAAACGATCGGCGAGTTGCTGAGCCGGCTCGAAGGATACGAAGTGGCCGCGGACTACCGCGCGTATGCAACCGCCCTGCACGACGAATGGGAAACAGAAGTCGATCGGATTTACGGGATACGCAACAGGCCGTTGATGAGCCAGGGGGAGGTGATCGGCGCGGTCAACACGCACGGAACGAAAGACGGCATCATGGTGTGCGCGGCGGGAAGTCTGCCGGGCGACTTGCACAAACTGTGGCGCTCGCATCATGCGCGGCATTTCCACATGGAATACGGGTATAGCTGCATGGGCTACGAAATCGCGGGCGGCTTGGGCGCGAAACTCGCCGACCCGGATCGAAACGTGTACGTGATGGTGGGCGACGGAAGTTACTTAATGCTGTCGAACGAAATCATCACGTCAATCCAGGAAAGCCAAAAACTGATTATCGTCCTGCTCGACAGCATCGGCTACAACAGCATTGGCGGACTTAGCCGCAGCCTCGGCCAGAAAGGCTTCGGCACCCGGTACGCCTACCCGAAAAACGGCGTGCTACCGGACGACGAGGCGGGGGGCGATGTGACGCCGCTGCCGGTCGATCTGGCGGCGAACGCGCGAAGCCTTGGCGCAATCGTCTTTGAAGTGAAGACGCACGAAGAACTCGTCGAAGCGCTGAGGAAGGCCGAAACAACCGGCCGCACAACCGTGATTGCGATGCAGGTGGACCGTTACGTGGGCGTTCCGGGCTATGATAGTTGGTGGGACGTGCATGTCGCGGAAGTGAGCGAAATGGACAGCGTGCGCGATGCGCGCAAGCAGTGGGAAGTTATGCGCGCTAAAGAGCGCTACTTCCTGTAG
- a CDS encoding transaldolase family protein yields MTERKYIGPLHEMACTTITDLWNDSCSIEELTFSVAHGAVGATTNPSIVVYVLNKEMHLWKDRIRQIAEENPAFTDDEVAIQLNKEMAVKGSEILRPVYDREKGRKGRISIQTMAKYYRDTKRLIAQAKEFAALAPNMQVKLPVTKAGIPAIEEATYEGISINATVSFTVPQCIAVAEAVERGLRRREAEGKDISTMSPVCTVMCGRLDDWLKIVAEKEDIIVDPACLEWAGVAAMKRAYEIYQERGYRLRLLSAAYRNHMHWSEFIGGDVVVSIPFKWQERYNGSDVPCVDRIHNPVPKAYMDELTNKFVDFRRAYEEDGMTPEEFDTYGATVRTLRGFIEAYEQLVGIVRNIMLPNPDK; encoded by the coding sequence ATGACCGAAAGGAAGTATATCGGGCCGCTGCACGAAATGGCGTGCACGACGATCACGGACTTGTGGAACGACTCGTGCTCGATCGAGGAATTGACGTTTTCGGTGGCGCACGGGGCGGTCGGCGCCACGACGAACCCGAGCATCGTCGTCTACGTCCTGAACAAGGAAATGCACCTCTGGAAAGATCGCATCCGCCAAATCGCCGAAGAGAATCCCGCGTTCACGGACGACGAAGTCGCCATACAATTGAACAAGGAAATGGCGGTCAAGGGGTCTGAAATTCTCCGTCCGGTATACGATCGCGAGAAAGGCAGAAAGGGCCGCATCTCGATTCAGACGATGGCGAAATATTACCGCGACACAAAGCGCCTGATCGCGCAGGCGAAGGAGTTCGCGGCCCTTGCGCCGAACATGCAGGTCAAACTTCCCGTGACGAAGGCAGGCATCCCGGCCATCGAGGAAGCAACCTACGAAGGCATCAGCATCAACGCGACCGTCAGTTTCACGGTGCCGCAGTGCATCGCCGTGGCCGAGGCGGTCGAACGTGGGCTGCGACGGCGTGAAGCCGAGGGCAAGGACATCTCGACGATGAGTCCGGTGTGCACCGTCATGTGCGGCAGGCTCGACGACTGGCTCAAGATTGTCGCCGAGAAGGAGGACATCATCGTAGACCCGGCTTGCTTGGAATGGGCCGGCGTGGCTGCGATGAAGCGGGCCTATGAAATATATCAAGAGCGCGGCTACCGGCTGCGTCTGTTGTCGGCGGCGTATCGAAACCACATGCACTGGTCGGAGTTCATCGGCGGCGACGTGGTTGTCAGCATCCCGTTCAAATGGCAGGAGCGCTACAACGGTTCCGATGTGCCGTGTGTGGACCGCATCCACAATCCCGTACCGAAGGCGTACATGGACGAACTGACGAACAAGTTCGTTGATTTCCGCCGCGCCTACGAGGAAGACGGCATGACGCCGGAGGAATTCGACACGTACGGGGCGACCGTTCGCACCCTGCGCGGATTCATCGAGGCCTACGAGCAACTGGTCGGCATCGTGCGCAACATCATGTTGCCGAATCCCGACAAGTGA